From Myxococcales bacterium, the proteins below share one genomic window:
- a CDS encoding two pore domain potassium channel family protein — protein sequence MVRDGDSEETTSSTASNSFLDDLGGNAVLLAVLLLLLVVVPFLPGHRTESVINRIAWSALIIVGILRTSGRRHFLWAALIIAIPSLLSRWIDGIGLTVAGPVIVACFFLLIVAHILTDIFSQSRVRVDHILGGINVYLLLGVLFTRLHVAVEKYNGGSYMLGDVPLAAAAERMGQHLENLLQYFSFTTLTTLGYGDIHPVSHAARVLSTTEAVVGPLFLAILIARLVSVYQSRQASVSDT from the coding sequence ATGGTGCGTGACGGCGACTCAGAAGAAACGACTTCTTCCACTGCTTCGAACTCCTTCCTCGACGATTTGGGGGGTAACGCGGTTTTGCTTGCGGTGCTCCTCTTGCTCCTCGTTGTCGTGCCCTTTTTGCCCGGACATCGTACCGAAAGTGTCATCAATCGGATTGCCTGGTCTGCACTCATCATTGTGGGGATTCTGCGGACGAGCGGTCGTCGTCATTTCCTCTGGGCGGCACTCATCATCGCAATCCCGAGCCTGTTATCCCGCTGGATCGATGGAATCGGGTTGACGGTCGCCGGGCCCGTCATAGTGGCCTGCTTTTTTCTTCTGATCGTGGCTCATATCCTGACGGACATATTTTCACAAAGTCGTGTACGCGTCGATCACATCCTGGGCGGCATCAATGTCTACCTCCTTTTGGGTGTGCTGTTCACGCGCCTTCACGTGGCTGTCGAGAAGTACAACGGCGGTTCCTACATGTTGGGCGACGTACCCTTGGCCGCCGCCGCCGAACGCATGGGACAACACCTCGAAAATCTGTTGCAGTACTTCAGCTTCACGACGCTTACGACCCTGGGCTACGGCGACATTCACCCCGTGAGCCACGCCGCCCGAGTGCTGTCCACGACCGAAGCTGTTGTGGGGCCGCTCTTCCTGGCGATCTTGATCGCGCGTCTCGTGAGTGTGTATCAGTCGCGGCAAGCGTCGGTTTCCGACACTTGA
- a CDS encoding FAD-binding oxidoreductase, whose amino-acid sequence MGCRSARHTVEPYRSDLEAADSLETRANEFCASRRAANPPHMFVTDGCSMFPDSDWVECCVEHDIEYWCGGSADERRAADRALQACVAKTGRPTLGWWMDKGVRMGGVPWAPTSWRWGYGWNWPTGYEAQSKEEDSSAK is encoded by the coding sequence GTGGGTTGTCGATCAGCCCGCCATACGGTCGAGCCGTACCGAAGCGATCTCGAAGCAGCCGACAGCCTGGAAACGCGTGCGAACGAGTTCTGTGCATCGCGCCGCGCCGCCAACCCACCGCACATGTTCGTCACGGACGGCTGCTCGATGTTTCCCGATTCGGACTGGGTGGAGTGCTGTGTCGAGCATGACATCGAATACTGGTGCGGTGGATCTGCGGACGAACGACGTGCCGCAGACCGCGCGCTACAGGCCTGTGTAGCGAAGACAGGCCGTCCTACCCTCGGATGGTGGATGGACAAGGGCGTGCGAATGGGTGGCGTCCCGTGGGCCCCCACCTCCTGGCGCTGGGGTTATGGGTGGAATTGGCCGACCGGCTACGAGGCTCAGAGCAAAGAAGAAGATTCTTCAGCCAAATAG
- a CDS encoding efflux RND transporter periplasmic adaptor subunit, with protein MHGFRGRRNGASTAATVTLVAITALFTGGFGCGDAPPPAAPEAVQPVKILEISGGTNVETLEFPGEIRAAQQAELAFENAGKLIELPVLDGQEVALGEVLARLDPRDFEDMRDAENAKLANAEADLSRVKALHAADVASQQELDRAQSQYDVARADASRALKKVEDDAVITAPFAGTVAKVLVQNFQSVQAKQTIVLIQDTSTLEVAFAIPESALAGRRPGRGKQERNALLQPRVIVSSIPGRSFPASVKEFSPTADPTSRTFQAVVTFKKPADITILPGMTASVRLNSPDGGDGGSGIIQIPATAALADEQGKAYVWKVDPSSMQVSRSPVELGPLTGKSVTVTSGLAGGDWIAVSGVHQLREGMRVRRHQG; from the coding sequence ATGCACGGTTTTCGCGGAAGGCGCAATGGCGCATCAACCGCAGCAACAGTCACGCTGGTGGCCATCACCGCGTTGTTCACTGGTGGATTCGGCTGCGGGGACGCACCCCCTCCTGCCGCGCCTGAAGCTGTTCAGCCCGTAAAGATCCTTGAGATCTCGGGCGGTACGAACGTCGAAACCCTCGAGTTTCCGGGCGAGATTCGCGCCGCACAACAAGCCGAGCTGGCGTTTGAAAACGCGGGGAAGCTGATCGAACTTCCAGTGCTCGACGGTCAAGAAGTCGCCCTGGGTGAAGTCCTGGCGCGCCTCGATCCACGCGACTTTGAGGACATGCGCGACGCCGAGAACGCAAAACTAGCAAATGCCGAGGCCGACCTCTCGCGCGTCAAAGCGTTACACGCAGCAGATGTCGCGTCACAACAGGAACTCGATCGAGCGCAAAGCCAATACGATGTCGCGCGTGCAGACGCCAGTCGGGCGCTCAAGAAAGTGGAAGACGACGCGGTCATCACCGCACCGTTTGCGGGGACCGTCGCAAAGGTACTGGTCCAAAACTTCCAGAGCGTCCAGGCAAAACAAACCATCGTGTTGATTCAGGACACATCGACCCTCGAAGTCGCCTTCGCGATCCCCGAATCTGCACTGGCGGGCCGCCGCCCCGGCAGAGGGAAGCAGGAGCGCAACGCCCTGCTGCAGCCGAGAGTCATTGTTTCGTCGATCCCGGGACGAAGCTTCCCGGCGAGCGTGAAAGAATTCTCGCCCACGGCCGACCCGACCTCCCGTACTTTTCAAGCGGTCGTCACCTTCAAGAAGCCCGCGGACATCACGATTCTGCCGGGCATGACCGCTTCGGTACGGCTCAATTCCCCGGACGGCGGCGACGGCGGGTCGGGCATCATTCAGATCCCGGCGACTGCCGCGTTGGCGGACGAGCAGGGCAAGGCATATGTATGGAAGGTGGACCCGTCGAGCATGCAGGTCAGCCGCTCTCCGGTGGAACTCGGCCCGCTCACGGGCAAGAGTGTCACGGTGACGAGCGGCCTGGCAGGTGGCGACTGGATAGCGGTGTCGGGCGTGCACCAGCTGCGTGAAGGCATGCGCGTCCGCCGGCACCAGGGTTAA
- a CDS encoding efflux RND transporter permease subunit, which translates to MNLATFAIQNRVFTLTLTVLMIVGGLQTFQGLSRLEDPEFTIKDALVITPYPGASATEVAEEVTDELEIAVQQLGQLDEVSSKSDRGLSTLTVTIKEQYGKEDLPQIWDELRRKVSDAQINLPPGAGPSIVVDDYGDVYGVFVAVYGSEYSYAELKKYVDLLKRELLLVDDVAKIATYGERKESIYVELSRDRMAQLGFSVAAIASELQQKNEVVDAGRVRVGREFIAIEPSGSSTTIEQLEGILLRGGDQQIYLRDVATVRRGYVDPPDHLIRFDGNAAIGLGISTVSGGNVVAMGKALRKRMDELRTQTPLGIEFGIVSLQSKAVEMAISSFVLSLAQAVAIVIAVLLLFMGVRSGLLIGFILVLTISGTFIIMAPMGVALERISLGALIIALGMLVDNAIVVVDGMLIRLGRGEKPEEAAAKVVSQTSIPLLGATVIAVLAFAAIGTSDDATGEFCRSLFQVVLASLMLSWLTAVTVTPLLCVMFLKVPAAGSDGVEDPYAGRFYVVFKGFLRNCMRMRWLTVSLVLTMFGASIWGFGYV; encoded by the coding sequence ATGAATCTTGCCACCTTTGCAATCCAGAACCGCGTCTTCACGCTGACCCTCACCGTCCTGATGATTGTGGGAGGTCTCCAGACCTTTCAGGGTCTCTCGAGACTCGAGGATCCCGAATTCACCATCAAAGACGCCCTGGTGATTACTCCCTACCCCGGCGCCTCGGCGACCGAAGTCGCAGAAGAAGTCACGGATGAACTCGAGATTGCCGTGCAGCAATTGGGGCAGCTCGACGAAGTCAGCTCGAAATCTGATCGCGGACTCTCGACGCTCACCGTTACGATCAAGGAGCAGTACGGGAAAGAGGATCTCCCGCAGATTTGGGATGAGTTGCGACGCAAGGTCAGTGACGCCCAAATCAATCTACCGCCCGGCGCCGGTCCCTCAATCGTAGTAGACGACTATGGAGACGTGTACGGCGTCTTCGTAGCGGTATACGGCTCCGAGTATTCCTACGCAGAACTCAAGAAATACGTCGATCTCCTGAAACGTGAGCTTCTGCTCGTCGACGACGTGGCGAAGATCGCGACCTATGGCGAGCGTAAAGAATCCATCTACGTGGAACTCTCGCGGGATCGAATGGCTCAACTCGGCTTTTCTGTGGCGGCCATCGCCAGTGAGCTGCAGCAGAAAAACGAGGTCGTCGATGCGGGCCGGGTGAGAGTGGGTCGCGAATTCATTGCAATCGAGCCATCGGGTTCTTCGACAACGATCGAGCAGTTGGAAGGAATCTTGCTGCGCGGCGGCGATCAGCAGATCTACCTGCGCGATGTCGCGACCGTGCGCCGGGGCTACGTGGATCCGCCCGATCATCTGATCCGCTTCGACGGAAATGCCGCGATCGGCCTGGGGATCTCGACGGTGTCGGGCGGCAACGTAGTCGCGATGGGTAAAGCGCTGCGCAAACGCATGGATGAGCTGCGAACCCAGACCCCTCTCGGGATCGAATTTGGAATCGTTTCGCTGCAGTCAAAAGCGGTCGAAATGGCAATTTCGAGCTTTGTCCTGAGCCTCGCCCAAGCGGTCGCGATTGTGATCGCGGTCCTGCTGTTGTTCATGGGCGTTCGCAGCGGTTTGCTGATCGGGTTCATCCTGGTGCTCACGATCAGTGGAACCTTCATCATCATGGCACCCATGGGAGTCGCACTCGAACGCATCTCGCTCGGCGCACTCATCATCGCGCTGGGGATGCTCGTCGACAACGCAATCGTGGTCGTCGACGGCATGCTGATCCGGCTCGGCAGAGGTGAAAAGCCCGAGGAAGCCGCCGCGAAGGTGGTGTCACAGACTTCAATACCGCTGCTCGGAGCGACGGTCATTGCCGTGCTCGCATTTGCCGCCATCGGCACCTCGGACGATGCAACCGGCGAGTTTTGTCGATCGCTCTTTCAGGTAGTACTCGCTTCACTGATGCTGAGTTGGTTGACCGCCGTTACCGTAACCCCACTGTTGTGCGTAATGTTCCTCAAAGTTCCCGCCGCGGGCTCGGACGGCGTTGAGGATCCCTATGCCGGACGCTTCTAT